From the Jeongeupia sp. HS-3 genome, the window GATTATCATCCGGCGCGACGCATCCCGTCGCACGGCATCAGTGTGCTTATACTACACCCAGACGCGCCACCGACCGCGTTTGCCTCGGCTTTTTTGCAAACTGGTGTTGACAGACGGAAAGCCACAAACCATAATGCGCTCCTCAGTTGCAAAACGCAGCAGCGAAGCGGGATTAGCTCAGTTGGTAGAGCGATACCTTGCCAAGGTATAGGTCGAGAGTTCGAGCCTCTTATCCCGCTCCATTCGTTTCGTGTTTTGCCTGCTGATGCGGGATTAGCTCAGTTGGTAGAGCGATACCTTGCCAAGGTATAGGTCGAGAGTTCGAGCCTCTTATCCCGCTCCAAATCCAGAAAAAGGGAAAGTATTTTACTTTCCCTTTTTCGTCGCCGTTACGGCGGGGTAGCAAAATGGTTATGCAGTGGATTGCAAATCCGCCTACGCCGGTTCGATTCCGACCCCCGCCTCCAGTAAAAAAGCCCTGATTCGTCTCAGGGCTTTTTGCTTTTCTGCGCTCCGCTCCCATCCTCTGCAGCAGCGCTCAAAACCCACCTAAAACAAGCTATCGGGAAAGGTTACTCGCCATTCCCGAACGCCTTTGCGCGCTCGTTGCGCCAATCGGTACGGCTTAGGCCGTACCGTAAACAAAAAACCCGCAAAGCCTGGTGACTGTGCGGGTGATCTGGACGCGATCGGAAGCGCGTGGAATCGGTGGTGGTGCCCCGAGCCGGGGTCGAACCGGCACAGCTTACGCCGAGGGATTTTAAGTCCCTTGTGTCTACCAATTTCACCATCGGGGCAGCGAGGGGGCGATTCTAGCACTTTGGCGTGCTCACGGTGGGGCATCTCGGCCCCCGCGTCAGCTGGCGGTGCTTTTCTGGACACCGACGACCCACGCGGCGACAATCCACAAATGACGAATGAATAACATTCTCATCTACAACCGAGGGACGCATGTTTAGAAGCATTTTCGCGCTACCGCGCACCGTCTGGTTGATCGGCCTGATCAGTCTGGTCAACGACAGCGCCAGTGAAATGCTCTATCCATTGATCCCGCTCTACCTATCGTCGGTATTGATGGCCGGACCACGGGCGCTGGGGATTATCGAGGGCATTGCCGAGGCAACCGCCAGCATACTCAAGCTGTTTTCGGGCGTGATCGTCGATCGTACTCGCCGTACCAAGCCGTGGATCGTGTTCGGCTACGGTCTTGCCGGCTTGGGACGCCCGCTCGTCGCCTTCGTCAGCACCTGGTCTGGCTTGCTGGTGATCCGCTTCGCCGACCGCATCGGCAAGGGTCTGCGCTCATCGCCACGGGATGCGCTGCTCGCGGCCAGCGTCGGCCCGGAGCGGCGCGGCCTGGCGTTCGGCCTGCACCGCGCGATGGATAATGCCGGCGCCGTGGTCGGCCCCCTGATCGCGTACTTGCTGCTGGCGGCGCAGATGCCGCTCAAGGATGTGTTCCTGTGGTCGATCATCCCGGCGCTGCTGTGCCTGGCCCTGGCCTGCTGGATCCGCGAACCGCAGCTTGACGAGCGACCCAAGCGGCAGGCCTTCGATTGGCGCATGAACGATATGCCGCCGGTATTCAAACGCTATCTGGCGGTGATCGCGCTGTTCACGCTGGGTAATTCGTCCAATATGTTTCTGCTCTTGCGCGCCAAGGAGCTCGGCGTTCCCGAGGCGCACATCCCGCTGCTCTGGGCCGCCGTTTCGGTCGTGGCGATGCTGTTCTCCACGCCCTTGTCGGCGCTGTCGGATCACGTCGGCCGCGTTCGCCTGCTGATCGGCGGCTATCTTGCCTACGGACTTTTTTACTTCGCCATGGGAATGCTGACCGACAGCAGCGCGCTACTGATCGCGCTGTTTGCGTTCTATGGCCTGTTCATGGCCGCGACCGAGGGCGTCGAGAAGGCCATGGTGGCCGACGTTGCGCCGGCCGCGCGACGCGGCACCGCGTTCGGCTGGTTCAATCTGACCGTCGGCGCCTTCCTGCTCCCGTCGTCGATCGTCTTCGGCTGGCTGTACCAGTCCGTCTCGCCCCTGGTTGCCTTTGCCTTCTCGGGCGGCTGCGCGCTGCTGGCGGCACTGCTGCTGTGGCGCTGGGTCGGCGTGGAACGGACGGCGCCGGTTTAGCGCCCTCGCCGCCCGGCCACTCGCCGTCGGCTGACCCGAACGGCATCCGCCCAGACTTCGGCCGGAACATTGCAACTCGGAAATGGGTACAAGAACGTCATCGAGTTCAAGAACGCAGGGCAGCTGACATCCAAGCTGCCGGGCGAAAACGAAAGCTGGCGACCGCTCATGAGCACGAACCATCAACACAAAGCGGATCGCTGGGGCAACGATGCAACGACATCGTCATCGTAGCCCTAGCGCCAGTCAATCAACCTCGGCAAATGAGCGTATCCGTAGCATCAAGGCATCGCTGCGCTTGATCTGCCGCGCCTGCGCAAGCAGCGTGGCCGGGTCGTCGTACACGGTGAGATAGCGGCCGCTCAGGAAATCAAACTGGCCCGACGCCAGCGCGATGATCCGTTCCGCGCCCGGCTCCGGACCGATGGTGCGCCCATTGGCCGCTTCGTCCTCCATCCAGGCGATGAGGTCCGCCAGCGCCGAACCGGGCTCGGCCCCTTGCGCGATCGCATCGCTGCCCATGCCCACGCCGCTGACCAGCCCGGGATGAAACGCAAACAGGCTGATACCGAGCGATTTCGCCTCGACCGCGACGTTCTCGGTAAACTTGATCAGCGCCGACTTGGCTACCGAGTAAGCCGATGCGGTCGGCCAACGGTGCGCACCGGCGTTGCTGGCGATATTGATGATGCGTCCACGGCGGCGCAGAGCCATCCGGCGCAAGGCCTCCTGCGTGCACAGGAAGCTGCCGCGCAGATGGACCTCCACCGCGTGCCACCAGTCATGACCGTCGACCTGCCACGCCTTGCCGATCGGCCCGACATTCCCGGCATTGTTGATCAGCACATCGATCGGACCGAGCAGCTCTTCCACCTCGGTAAAACCGCGCTTCACCGTATCCGCATCGATTACATCGACCAGCACCCCGATGGCGTGTCCACCTTCAGCCTGGATCGTCGCGACCGCCACATCCAGCTGCGC encodes:
- a CDS encoding SDR family NAD(P)-dependent oxidoreductase, which codes for MTTLQTSLAGQVAVVTGGGRGLGLFYGQKLASAGARVALLARSQAQLDVAVATIQAEGGHAIGVLVDVIDADTVKRGFTEVEELLGPIDVLINNAGNVGPIGKAWQVDGHDWWHAVEVHLRGSFLCTQEALRRMALRRRGRIINIASNAGAHRWPTASAYSVAKSALIKFTENVAVEAKSLGISLFAFHPGLVSGVGMGSDAIAQGAEPGSALADLIAWMEDEAANGRTIGPEPGAERIIALASGQFDFLSGRYLTVYDDPATLLAQARQIKRSDALMLRIRSFAEVD
- a CDS encoding MFS transporter — its product is MFRSIFALPRTVWLIGLISLVNDSASEMLYPLIPLYLSSVLMAGPRALGIIEGIAEATASILKLFSGVIVDRTRRTKPWIVFGYGLAGLGRPLVAFVSTWSGLLVIRFADRIGKGLRSSPRDALLAASVGPERRGLAFGLHRAMDNAGAVVGPLIAYLLLAAQMPLKDVFLWSIIPALLCLALACWIREPQLDERPKRQAFDWRMNDMPPVFKRYLAVIALFTLGNSSNMFLLLRAKELGVPEAHIPLLWAAVSVVAMLFSTPLSALSDHVGRVRLLIGGYLAYGLFYFAMGMLTDSSALLIALFAFYGLFMAATEGVEKAMVADVAPAARRGTAFGWFNLTVGAFLLPSSIVFGWLYQSVSPLVAFAFSGGCALLAALLLWRWVGVERTAPV